One stretch of Rana temporaria chromosome 10, aRanTem1.1, whole genome shotgun sequence DNA includes these proteins:
- the LOC120916431 gene encoding phospholipase A2 inhibitor and Ly6/PLAUR domain-containing protein-like, with protein MNCILAFLIFSGVIATGSAKSCYTCKVLGEGNNDCPGDLQECPNEDDFCVNQRESSRIVTPSGIDNKVTIKKGCMPIANKNVCQQQPIALDCNEMTFSLYSECCFEDECNLKGLQIPADNTTKNGLECPTCFVEEKEACPKAEPKKCTGNANICLDFTGHVQRPDDANKLYAFQGCADENICKINLKDLPGCEVGDDAKLTCTQKENV; from the exons ATGAATTGCATCCTTGCCTTCTTAATCTTCAGTGGCGTGATTGCTACGG GCAGCGCCAAGAGCTGCTACACATGCAAAGTCCTCGGTGAAGGAAACAATGACTGTCCGGGTGATCTGCAGGAGTGTCCAAATGAAGATGATTTTTGTGTAAATCAAAGAGAATCCAGCAGGATAG TTACTCCTTCAGGCATTGATAACAAAGTTACAATCAAAAAAGGATGCATGCCTATCGCTAACAAGAATGTTTGCCAACAACAACCAATAGCACTAGATTGCAATGAGATGACGTTTTCCCTGTACTCTGAATGCTGCTTTGAAGATGAATGTAATTTGAAAGGGCTCCAAA TCCCGGCAGACAACACAACCAAGAATGGTCTTGAATGCCCAACCTGCTTTGTGGAGGAGAAGGAAGCGTGCCCAAAAGCCGAACCGAAAAAATGTACCGGCAATGCAAACATATGCTTGGACTTCACAGGCCATGTACAACGCCCAG ATGACGCAAATAAATTATATGCATTTCAAGGTTGTGCCGATGAAAATATATGCAAGATTAACCTTAAAGATTTGCCCGGATGTGAGGTTGGTGACGATGCCAAGCTTACCTGCACCCAAAAGGAGAACGTTTGA